In the genome of Myxococcus stipitatus, one region contains:
- a CDS encoding FAD-dependent oxidoreductase yields the protein MSAFDCVIVGGGIVGAALADALSAGGLSVALVEARSIGTGTTACGMGHLVAMDDNAAELALTSWSVSLWRELRDGLPRTVEYDACGTLWLAADDEEMAAVHTKVANYRAAGIRAEVLDSAALYEAEPSLAPGLVGALRVPDDAVLYPPVAARTFALRAEARGARLMTGCPVRELRPGGVVLANGDVLAARHVVLAAGVASPALCPELPISPRKGHLLITGRGAPVVHHQLVELGYLKSAHGTEGASVAFNAQPRVTGQLLLGSSRQPGEGSREVDAAILERMLKRAAVFLPGLDGLQALRVWTGLRPASPDGLPLLGPHPEKPWLWLACGHEGLGITTATGSARLVADQMLGRVSAIDPSPYSPSRFLAATSRGVAHA from the coding sequence ATGAGCGCGTTCGACTGCGTCATCGTGGGCGGTGGAATCGTGGGCGCGGCGCTGGCGGATGCGCTCAGCGCCGGCGGCCTGTCCGTGGCGCTGGTCGAAGCCCGCTCCATCGGCACGGGGACCACCGCGTGCGGCATGGGGCATCTGGTGGCGATGGATGACAACGCGGCGGAGCTCGCGCTCACGTCGTGGTCCGTCTCCCTGTGGCGCGAGTTGAGGGACGGACTGCCTCGCACCGTGGAGTACGACGCGTGCGGCACGCTCTGGCTGGCCGCGGATGACGAGGAGATGGCCGCCGTCCACACGAAGGTGGCCAACTACCGCGCCGCGGGGATTCGCGCGGAGGTGCTCGACAGCGCGGCGCTCTATGAGGCGGAGCCTTCGCTGGCGCCGGGGCTCGTCGGGGCGTTGCGTGTTCCGGATGACGCCGTGCTGTATCCGCCCGTCGCCGCGCGGACCTTCGCGCTCCGTGCCGAGGCGCGAGGGGCTCGGCTGATGACCGGGTGTCCGGTGCGTGAGCTGCGCCCGGGTGGGGTGGTGCTCGCGAATGGGGATGTCCTCGCGGCGCGGCATGTGGTGCTCGCGGCGGGCGTGGCCAGTCCTGCGCTCTGCCCGGAGCTCCCGATTTCGCCTCGGAAGGGGCATCTGCTCATCACGGGCCGAGGCGCTCCCGTGGTGCATCACCAGCTGGTGGAGCTGGGCTACCTCAAGAGCGCGCATGGAACGGAAGGGGCGTCTGTCGCGTTCAACGCGCAGCCGCGTGTGACGGGACAGCTCCTGCTGGGGTCTTCGCGGCAGCCAGGGGAGGGGAGTCGCGAGGTGGATGCGGCCATCCTGGAGCGCATGCTGAAGCGCGCGGCGGTGTTCCTCCCGGGGCTTGATGGGTTGCAGGCTCTGCGGGTGTGGACGGGGTTGCGTCCCGCGTCGCCGGATGGTTTGCCATTGCTCGGGCCGCATCCGGAGAAGCCGTGGCTCTGGCTGGCGTGTGGCCATGAGGGGCTCGGCATCACCACCGCGACGGGCAGCGCGCGATTGGTCGCGGACCAGATGCTCGGGCGGGTGAGCGCCATCGACCCGAGTCCCTATTCCCCCTCGCGTTTCCTGGCGGCGACTTCCCGTGGGGTGGCTCATGCGTGA
- a CDS encoding aldehyde dehydrogenase (NADP(+)): protein MSGLGLSLIGAGRGEPGGPTFTGWNPAEGVALEPRYHAARPEEVERACALAEAAAPSFAALSSRQRAVFLEHIAEALLAAEADFLAVTPKETGLPVARIQGELARAAGQFRQFAKLLEEGSWVDARIDRAMPDRKPLPRADLRSMLRAVGPVAVFGASNFPLAFSVAGGDTASALAAGCPVVAKAHPAHPATSERAALAIRAAVVACGLHEGVFSLLFDAGTEVGAALVRHPAIRAVGFTGSRGGGQALMALAASRPVPIPVFAEMGSINPIFLLPSALASRPQAMADALAASILQGAGQFCTSPGLLVAVDGPGYEAFRERLVEKLGAAPAAPMLTRTIAERFREGVGRLAARSDTRTCVKGESQAARGAAALFEADATHVLAEHALTEEVFGSCAVVTRARDVSELVRVASKLEGQLTATVMMDAADEPLAAVLLPTLTDRVGRVLMNGVPTGVEVCPAMVHGGPFPASSDGRFTAVGTGAIRRFVRPVCFQDVPDSLLPPELRAENPLNLWRTVDGVLKRE from the coding sequence ATGAGTGGGTTGGGACTGTCCTTGATTGGCGCCGGACGTGGCGAGCCCGGTGGGCCGACCTTCACCGGCTGGAATCCGGCCGAGGGCGTGGCGTTGGAGCCGCGCTACCACGCGGCCCGGCCCGAGGAAGTGGAGCGGGCCTGCGCCCTCGCGGAGGCCGCGGCGCCGTCGTTCGCGGCGCTGTCCTCGCGTCAGCGCGCCGTGTTCCTGGAGCACATCGCGGAGGCCCTCCTCGCCGCCGAGGCGGACTTCCTCGCCGTGACACCGAAGGAGACGGGCCTCCCCGTCGCCCGCATCCAGGGAGAGCTGGCGCGCGCGGCGGGACAGTTCCGTCAGTTCGCGAAGCTGCTCGAGGAGGGGAGCTGGGTGGATGCGCGCATCGACCGCGCGATGCCCGACCGCAAGCCCCTGCCTCGCGCGGACCTGCGCTCCATGCTGCGCGCCGTGGGCCCGGTGGCCGTGTTCGGCGCGAGCAACTTCCCGCTCGCGTTCTCCGTGGCCGGAGGTGACACCGCGTCCGCGCTGGCCGCCGGGTGTCCCGTCGTGGCCAAGGCCCACCCCGCGCACCCGGCGACGTCGGAGCGCGCGGCCCTGGCCATCCGCGCCGCGGTCGTCGCCTGTGGTCTGCACGAGGGCGTGTTCTCCCTCCTGTTCGACGCGGGCACGGAGGTGGGCGCCGCGCTCGTGCGCCACCCCGCCATCCGCGCCGTGGGCTTCACGGGCTCGCGCGGGGGAGGTCAGGCGCTGATGGCGCTGGCCGCGTCCCGGCCCGTGCCCATTCCCGTCTTCGCGGAGATGGGCTCCATCAACCCCATCTTCCTCCTGCCCTCCGCGCTGGCGTCGCGTCCGCAGGCCATGGCGGATGCGCTCGCGGCGTCCATCCTCCAGGGCGCCGGACAGTTCTGCACCTCGCCCGGGTTGCTCGTGGCCGTGGACGGCCCGGGGTATGAGGCGTTCCGCGAGCGACTGGTGGAGAAGCTCGGCGCCGCGCCCGCCGCGCCCATGCTGACGCGGACCATCGCGGAGCGCTTCCGCGAGGGCGTGGGCCGGCTCGCCGCGCGCTCGGACACGCGGACGTGCGTGAAGGGTGAGTCGCAGGCGGCGCGCGGGGCCGCCGCGCTGTTCGAGGCGGACGCCACCCACGTCCTCGCCGAGCACGCGCTCACCGAGGAGGTCTTCGGCAGCTGCGCGGTGGTGACGCGGGCTCGCGATGTCTCGGAGCTGGTGCGCGTGGCCTCGAAGCTGGAGGGGCAGCTCACCGCGACGGTGATGATGGACGCGGCGGATGAGCCGCTCGCGGCGGTGCTGCTGCCCACGCTGACGGACCGCGTGGGGCGTGTGCTGATGAACGGCGTCCCGACCGGCGTGGAGGTCTGTCCGGCGATGGTGCATGGCGGCCCCTTCCCCGCGAGCTCCGATGGTCGCTTCACCGCGGTGGGCACGGGCGCCATCCGGCGCTTCGTCCGGCCCGTGTGCTTCCAGGACGTGCCGGACTCCCTGCTCCCACCCGAGCTGCGCGCGGAGAACCCGCTGAACCTGTGGCGCACCGTGGATGGGGTGCTGAAGCGGGAGTGA
- a CDS encoding AraC family transcriptional regulator, whose translation MGRVANPLFAEELFDRVPDIVFSVKDIQGRYVCISEACAERCGLKNKAAAVGRTAHELFPQHMADRYVRQDEKVFRTGRALVDNLDLTLFNNRKPGWCLTSKVPLFNASGEVMGLACLSKDVHEPGRAGLVDERFAATIDHIQAHYGERLRIDALARRAGMSAAQFERRMRRIFQLSAGQFIMKTRIDAAAERLVEDAQPIAAIALAVGFCDQSALSRQFKQVTGLSPRQYRQLVLETPGPLATRRKGAG comes from the coding sequence ATGGGACGCGTGGCGAATCCGCTCTTCGCGGAGGAGCTGTTCGACCGGGTGCCGGACATCGTCTTCTCGGTGAAGGACATCCAGGGCCGCTATGTGTGTATCAGCGAGGCCTGCGCCGAGCGGTGTGGGCTGAAGAACAAGGCGGCGGCGGTGGGGCGCACGGCGCACGAGCTGTTCCCGCAGCACATGGCGGACCGGTACGTGAGACAGGACGAGAAGGTGTTCCGGACGGGACGCGCGCTCGTCGACAACCTGGACCTGACGCTGTTCAACAACCGCAAGCCGGGCTGGTGTCTGACGAGCAAGGTGCCGCTGTTCAACGCTTCTGGCGAGGTGATGGGGCTGGCGTGCCTGTCGAAGGACGTGCATGAGCCGGGGCGCGCGGGGCTGGTGGACGAGCGCTTCGCGGCGACCATCGACCACATCCAGGCGCACTATGGCGAGCGGCTGCGCATCGACGCGCTGGCGCGCCGGGCGGGGATGTCCGCGGCGCAGTTCGAGCGGCGCATGCGGCGCATCTTCCAGCTGTCCGCGGGGCAGTTCATCATGAAGACGCGCATCGACGCGGCGGCGGAGCGACTGGTGGAGGACGCCCAGCCCATCGCGGCCATCGCCCTGGCGGTGGGCTTCTGTGACCAGAGCGCGCTGTCGCGACAGTTCAAGCAGGTGACAGGGTTGAGTCCCCGTCAGTACAGACAGCTCGTCCTGGAGACGCCGGGTCCGCTGGCCACCCGACGGAAGGGGGCGGGCTGA
- a CDS encoding M9 family metallopeptidase: MHSPITDACRCHSVLAVCLTLFALGADARPGGPPPSESARRIHGVEKSHAHERLSPDARAPHFSPEQLRDALTPPAPRRAALAAACDTAAFGSASGNALVTLVKGSTEECVNTLFSVTGTLARQVFIESKMVTIANALTTSAGSYPGNNSTQTLQLIMFLRAGYYVQYYNPDVVGSYGTALRNAIRPALNAFVANSHFRDVNDDHGSVLSEFVTLIDSSSENAQHLGTFKGLLDRFNATSLSYWYMRSATNNVFVGLFRGHYNDDFVAAIQSDTSIIDSLDSFGLRHESLLGTDHQYLVVNAAREMARFLQYPGAVQTKVRPKVKALITNHSMTGPTAGVWVGAAEMADYYDNGNCSYYGICDFRRALEQAVLVVTHNCGATLRMRAQDMTAAQLTQSCGALATQEAYFHDKLKTNRVPVASDNNTSLEMAIFDSSSDYQTYAGALFGIDTNNGGMYLEGDPAASGNQARFIAYEAEWVRPTFKIWNLEHEYVHYLDGRFDMKGGFGDSVSQPTIWWIEGLAEYISKKNDNADAVELGTSKAFQLSQILRNDYNSGTERVYYWGYLAVRFMFERQASTVNTFLGQFRAGNYTGYRQSLDALGTSRDAEFHTWIDCVATATDPSTCGGTDPGPGTGTPCTDPNPQVLGNGCYRGPFASGDAQYFYLWVPQGARNLSFKLSGGTGNADMYIRAVSWPTTTAYDYRPYLAGNDETVDIPSPRAGNYFHVMVKARTPYTGVKLEARFDAAP, encoded by the coding sequence ATGCACAGTCCAATCACGGATGCGTGTCGCTGTCATAGTGTCCTCGCCGTTTGCCTCACGCTGTTCGCACTGGGAGCTGACGCTCGCCCCGGTGGTCCCCCTCCCTCCGAGTCCGCGCGGCGCATCCACGGTGTCGAGAAGTCGCACGCCCACGAGCGCCTCTCGCCCGATGCACGAGCGCCCCACTTCTCCCCCGAGCAGCTCCGCGACGCGCTGACCCCTCCAGCGCCTCGCCGCGCCGCGCTCGCGGCCGCCTGTGACACCGCCGCCTTCGGGTCCGCCAGCGGCAACGCCCTGGTCACCCTGGTGAAGGGCTCCACGGAGGAGTGCGTCAACACGCTGTTCAGTGTGACGGGCACCCTCGCCCGCCAGGTGTTCATCGAAAGCAAGATGGTCACCATCGCCAACGCGCTCACCACGAGCGCGGGAAGCTATCCCGGCAACAACAGTACCCAGACGCTACAGCTCATCATGTTCCTCCGGGCGGGCTACTACGTGCAGTACTACAACCCGGACGTGGTGGGCAGCTACGGCACCGCGCTGCGCAACGCCATCCGCCCCGCCCTCAACGCCTTCGTCGCCAACAGCCACTTCCGGGATGTCAATGATGACCACGGCTCGGTGCTGAGCGAGTTCGTCACGCTCATCGACAGCTCGAGCGAGAACGCGCAGCACCTGGGCACCTTCAAGGGGCTCCTGGACCGCTTCAACGCCACCTCCCTGTCGTACTGGTACATGCGCAGCGCCACCAACAACGTCTTCGTCGGCCTGTTCCGCGGCCACTACAACGACGACTTCGTGGCCGCCATCCAGTCGGACACGTCCATCATCGACTCGCTGGACTCCTTCGGCCTGCGCCATGAGAGCCTGCTGGGCACCGACCACCAGTACCTGGTCGTCAACGCGGCGCGCGAGATGGCCCGCTTCCTCCAGTACCCCGGCGCGGTGCAGACGAAGGTGCGTCCCAAGGTGAAGGCGCTCATCACCAACCACTCCATGACGGGCCCCACGGCGGGCGTCTGGGTGGGCGCGGCGGAGATGGCCGACTACTACGACAACGGCAACTGCTCCTATTACGGCATCTGTGACTTCCGCCGCGCGCTGGAGCAGGCGGTGCTCGTCGTGACGCACAACTGCGGCGCCACGCTGCGCATGCGGGCCCAGGACATGACGGCCGCGCAGCTCACGCAGAGCTGCGGCGCGCTCGCCACGCAGGAGGCCTACTTCCACGACAAGCTCAAGACGAACCGTGTGCCCGTCGCCAGCGACAACAACACGTCCCTGGAGATGGCCATCTTCGACAGCAGCTCCGACTACCAGACGTACGCCGGCGCGCTGTTCGGCATCGACACCAACAACGGCGGCATGTACCTGGAAGGTGACCCGGCCGCCTCCGGCAACCAGGCGCGCTTCATCGCGTACGAGGCCGAGTGGGTGCGCCCCACGTTCAAGATCTGGAACCTGGAGCACGAGTACGTCCACTACCTGGACGGCCGCTTCGACATGAAGGGTGGCTTCGGCGACAGCGTCAGCCAGCCCACCATCTGGTGGATCGAGGGCCTGGCCGAGTACATCTCCAAGAAGAACGACAACGCGGACGCGGTGGAGCTGGGCACGAGCAAGGCCTTCCAGCTCAGCCAGATTCTGCGCAACGACTACAACAGCGGCACGGAGCGCGTGTACTACTGGGGCTACCTGGCGGTGCGCTTCATGTTCGAGCGGCAGGCCAGCACGGTGAACACCTTCCTGGGCCAGTTCCGCGCGGGCAACTACACCGGGTATCGCCAGTCTCTGGACGCGCTCGGCACGTCGCGGGACGCGGAGTTCCACACGTGGATTGACTGCGTCGCCACCGCCACGGACCCGAGCACGTGCGGCGGCACCGACCCAGGCCCCGGCACGGGCACGCCCTGCACGGACCCCAACCCGCAGGTGCTGGGCAACGGCTGCTACCGCGGCCCGTTCGCCTCCGGAGACGCGCAGTACTTCTACCTCTGGGTGCCCCAGGGCGCGCGCAACCTGAGCTTCAAGCTGAGCGGCGGCACCGGCAACGCGGACATGTACATCCGCGCGGTGTCCTGGCCCACGACGACGGCGTACGACTACCGGCCGTACCTGGCGGGCAATGACGAGACGGTGGACATCCCGTCGCCCCGCGCCGGCAACTACTTCCACGTCATGGTCAAGGCGCGCACGCCGTACACGGGCGTGAAGCTGGAGGCCCGCTTCGACGCGGCGCCGTAA
- a CDS encoding TadE/TadG family type IV pilus assembly protein, which translates to MATRDVVKQRGRTRGHPRGAATTEFAILAPVMILLVLGAQYFWEVQHVRLKAAELARYVAFERTVRSDVNRIATEAQERYQDLDGSTKTGRLPSGLGYKNRLTLTVSAQDTDAPLQTESLSERGSSGGVQAVLGKVLGALGSTAGLVAKAMGLDPKKGAVQAQVEVHIENGIIPSQLAFLASGLDDDRLDLRFHESYFLVHDTWRTWGPGDAPGNTYPRVQELTHARVKKIAYAGLVSEGGVLDAVGAVLSVLGLDFPLKSDYLRDSVYIRAVRDEGRFMAVRKERDGKNDTRTVPGDRLLAAYWKNDKRYCYNNCEPDEIKEKRGLKASSKDGHFNWPMRAYNCRGNFFQGATQSKLPESEYALSKNKGEDYFRYGDFACAEGRGLDHGQDK; encoded by the coding sequence ATGGCGACTCGAGACGTCGTGAAGCAACGAGGCCGCACACGCGGACACCCGCGAGGAGCGGCGACCACGGAGTTCGCCATCCTGGCGCCCGTCATGATTCTGCTCGTCCTGGGGGCCCAGTACTTCTGGGAGGTGCAGCACGTGCGCCTCAAGGCCGCGGAGCTCGCGCGCTACGTCGCCTTCGAGCGCACCGTGCGGTCGGACGTGAACCGCATCGCCACCGAGGCCCAGGAGCGCTATCAGGACCTGGACGGCTCCACCAAGACGGGGCGACTGCCTTCGGGGCTGGGCTACAAGAACCGCCTCACCCTCACGGTGAGCGCCCAGGACACCGACGCCCCACTCCAGACCGAGTCCCTCTCGGAGCGCGGCAGCAGCGGTGGCGTGCAGGCGGTGCTCGGCAAGGTGCTGGGCGCGCTGGGCTCCACCGCGGGACTGGTGGCGAAGGCCATGGGCCTGGACCCGAAGAAGGGCGCGGTCCAGGCGCAGGTGGAGGTCCACATCGAGAACGGCATCATCCCCTCGCAGCTCGCCTTCCTCGCCAGTGGACTCGATGACGACCGCCTCGACCTGCGCTTTCATGAGTCCTACTTCCTGGTCCACGACACGTGGCGGACCTGGGGCCCCGGAGACGCGCCCGGCAACACCTATCCTCGCGTCCAGGAACTCACCCACGCGCGCGTGAAGAAGATTGCCTATGCGGGCCTGGTCTCGGAGGGCGGCGTGCTGGATGCGGTGGGCGCGGTGCTCTCCGTGCTCGGCTTGGACTTCCCCCTGAAGTCCGACTACCTGCGCGACTCTGTCTACATCAGGGCGGTGAGAGACGAAGGTCGATTCATGGCCGTGAGGAAGGAGCGCGACGGCAAGAACGACACGCGCACCGTCCCGGGAGACCGGCTGCTCGCTGCCTATTGGAAGAACGACAAACGCTACTGCTACAACAACTGCGAGCCGGACGAAATCAAGGAGAAGCGCGGGCTCAAGGCGTCGTCGAAGGACGGTCACTTCAACTGGCCCATGCGCGCCTACAACTGCCGAGGCAACTTCTTCCAAGGCGCGACGCAGTCCAAGCTTCCTGAGTCCGAGTACGCCCTCTCCAAGAACAAGGGCGAGGACTACTTCAGGTACGGTGACTTCGCGTGCGCGGAGGGCCGGGGGCTGGACCACGGCCAGGACAAGTGA
- a CDS encoding dihydrodipicolinate synthase family protein — protein sequence MSIWTGVLPAITTPFNADLSIDHGAVRSHVRWLVSQGCTGIIPCGSLGEGATLTSAEKADLMRTCVEAVKVPVVPGIAALSTDEAVRLARAAEDAGCAGLMVLPPYVYSSDWREMKAHVSAVLRATKLPCLLYNNPVAYKTDFTPAQLAELATEHDNAVAVKESSTDARRVTGIRALLGDRLTLGVGVDDCLVEGVEAGARFWVAGLVNAFPAESVRLLELSLAGKKKEAFELYRWFLPLLRLDTVPKFVQLIKLVQQEVGWGHERVRGPRMELVGAEREECLRVLREALANRPSL from the coding sequence ATGAGCATCTGGACCGGTGTCCTCCCCGCCATCACCACTCCCTTCAACGCGGACCTGTCCATCGACCACGGCGCGGTGCGCTCGCACGTGCGCTGGCTGGTGTCCCAGGGCTGCACGGGCATCATCCCCTGCGGCTCGCTGGGCGAGGGCGCCACGCTGACCTCGGCCGAGAAGGCCGACCTGATGCGCACCTGTGTGGAGGCGGTGAAGGTGCCCGTCGTCCCGGGCATCGCCGCGCTCTCCACCGACGAGGCCGTCCGCCTGGCCCGCGCCGCCGAGGACGCGGGCTGCGCCGGACTGATGGTCCTGCCCCCGTATGTCTATTCCAGCGACTGGCGCGAGATGAAGGCGCACGTGTCCGCGGTGCTCCGCGCCACCAAGCTGCCGTGCCTGCTCTACAACAACCCCGTCGCGTACAAGACGGACTTCACCCCCGCGCAGCTCGCGGAGCTGGCCACGGAGCATGACAACGCCGTCGCCGTGAAGGAGTCCTCCACCGACGCCCGCCGCGTCACCGGCATCCGCGCGCTGCTCGGAGACCGCCTCACCCTGGGCGTGGGCGTGGACGACTGTCTCGTCGAGGGTGTCGAGGCGGGCGCCCGCTTCTGGGTCGCGGGCCTCGTGAATGCCTTCCCCGCCGAGTCGGTCCGCCTGCTCGAGCTGTCCCTCGCCGGGAAGAAGAAGGAGGCCTTCGAGCTGTACCGCTGGTTCCTCCCGCTGCTGCGCCTGGACACCGTCCCCAAGTTCGTCCAGCTCATCAAGCTGGTGCAGCAGGAGGTTGGCTGGGGGCACGAGCGCGTGCGCGGTCCTCGCATGGAGCTGGTGGGCGCCGAGCGCGAGGAGTGCCTGCGCGTGCTGCGCGAGGCCCTGGCGAACCGGCCCTCGCTGTAG
- a CDS encoding FAD/NAD(P)-binding oxidoreductase, with protein sequence MRETCDLVVIGAGPGGLAAASVAAEAGLKVLVLDAQPEPGGQVWRGEARKGSNRLARRWLHRFAASGARFRPGARVIAAPERGVLLVEEGASSFAVRYSRAVLATGARERFLPFPGWTLPGVMGVSGLQVLVKDGFPIEGKRVVLAGTGPLLLAAAATIHSHGGDVLFIADQASAANHWSFALQLWRHPSKLLQGAALTAKLVTVPTSTEAWVLAAEGSDRVESVRLSVRGREEHLRCDYLGAAYGLVPNLELPRLLGCAVSDGAVVVNERLETRVPGVHAVGELLGIGGVDQALVTGELAGLVAAEQPVPPALERSLQGIRTFAAHLARHDTPRDELRRLATPDTLLCRCEDVPLSALEGCTNLREARLYARVGMGACQGRTCGAAAQTLFGWSGEDVRPPCLPARIGSLRLSPDVSSSTPTRES encoded by the coding sequence ATGCGTGAGACTTGCGACCTGGTGGTCATCGGCGCGGGGCCGGGTGGCCTGGCCGCCGCGAGTGTCGCGGCCGAGGCGGGGCTCAAGGTGCTCGTGCTCGATGCCCAGCCCGAGCCGGGTGGACAGGTCTGGCGCGGTGAAGCTCGCAAGGGCTCCAACCGCCTCGCGCGCCGCTGGCTCCATCGCTTCGCCGCGTCCGGCGCTCGCTTCCGTCCAGGGGCCCGTGTCATCGCGGCTCCCGAGCGCGGTGTGCTCCTGGTCGAAGAGGGCGCGTCGTCCTTCGCCGTGCGCTACAGCCGCGCGGTCCTCGCCACCGGTGCTCGCGAGCGCTTCCTCCCGTTCCCGGGCTGGACGCTCCCCGGCGTCATGGGCGTCAGCGGGCTCCAGGTCCTCGTGAAGGACGGCTTCCCCATCGAGGGCAAGCGCGTGGTGCTCGCGGGCACAGGGCCCTTGCTCCTCGCCGCCGCCGCCACGATTCACTCGCACGGAGGCGATGTCCTCTTCATCGCCGACCAGGCATCCGCCGCGAACCACTGGTCCTTCGCCCTCCAGCTCTGGCGGCATCCCTCGAAGCTGCTCCAGGGCGCCGCGCTCACCGCGAAGCTGGTCACCGTCCCCACCTCCACCGAAGCCTGGGTCCTCGCCGCCGAAGGCTCGGACCGCGTGGAGTCCGTCCGCCTGTCCGTGCGCGGCCGTGAGGAACACCTGCGCTGTGACTACCTCGGCGCGGCCTACGGCCTCGTGCCGAACCTCGAGCTGCCACGGCTGCTCGGCTGCGCGGTCTCCGACGGCGCCGTCGTCGTGAACGAGCGACTGGAGACGCGAGTCCCCGGCGTGCACGCCGTGGGCGAGCTGCTCGGCATCGGCGGCGTGGACCAGGCGCTCGTCACGGGCGAGCTGGCCGGGCTCGTCGCAGCGGAGCAGCCCGTCCCTCCCGCGCTGGAGCGCTCGCTCCAGGGCATCCGGACCTTCGCCGCGCACCTGGCCCGGCACGACACGCCTCGCGACGAGCTGCGGCGGCTGGCCACTCCCGACACGCTGCTGTGCCGCTGTGAAGACGTGCCCCTGTCCGCGCTGGAGGGCTGCACCAACCTCCGCGAGGCGCGGCTCTACGCACGCGTGGGCATGGGCGCATGCCAGGGCCGCACCTGTGGCGCGGCGGCGCAGACCCTCTTCGGCTGGTCGGGTGAGGACGTGCGCCCGCCCTGCCTCCCCGCTCGCATCGGCAGCCTTCGACTTTCCCCGGACGTTTCCTCCTCTACCCCCACGAGAGAATCATGA
- a CDS encoding proline racemase family protein, producing the protein MRRIRVIDSHTGGEPTRVVTDGGPELGAGDLASLRERFRTRFDAFRKAIVCEPRGSDVMVGALLCPPSNPASVAGIIFFNNVGYLGMCGHGTIGVVKTLEYLGRIGPGVHSLDTPVGPVKATLHPDGRVSIANVPSYRYAHDVAVNVPGHGEVRGDIAWGGNWFFLSRATQIPLESKHIPALLAYTSAIKQVLVDQGITGEGGAEIDHVELYSKSPNAGVNARNFVLCPGLAYDRSPCGTGTSAKVACLAAEKVLAEGETWVQESIIGSRFEARYVREGDRIRPTITGTASVNAEATLLVDATDPFAWGIG; encoded by the coding sequence ATGCGGCGCATTCGAGTCATCGACAGTCATACTGGTGGAGAGCCCACGCGCGTGGTGACGGATGGAGGCCCGGAGCTGGGAGCGGGCGACCTGGCGAGCCTTCGCGAGCGGTTCCGGACGAGGTTCGACGCGTTTCGCAAGGCCATCGTCTGTGAGCCTCGTGGCTCGGACGTCATGGTGGGCGCGCTCCTCTGTCCGCCCTCCAATCCCGCGAGCGTCGCGGGCATCATCTTCTTCAACAACGTCGGTTACCTGGGCATGTGCGGCCACGGCACCATCGGCGTGGTGAAGACGCTGGAGTACCTGGGCCGCATCGGCCCCGGTGTGCACTCGCTCGACACGCCCGTGGGGCCCGTGAAGGCGACGCTGCACCCCGACGGGCGGGTCAGCATCGCCAACGTCCCCAGCTACCGGTACGCCCACGACGTCGCCGTCAACGTGCCCGGCCACGGCGAGGTCCGAGGCGATATCGCCTGGGGTGGCAACTGGTTCTTCCTCTCTCGCGCCACGCAGATTCCCCTGGAGTCGAAGCACATCCCCGCGCTGCTCGCGTACACGTCCGCCATCAAGCAGGTGCTCGTGGACCAGGGCATCACGGGTGAGGGTGGCGCCGAGATAGACCATGTGGAGCTGTACTCGAAGTCGCCGAACGCGGGCGTGAACGCTCGCAACTTCGTCCTCTGTCCGGGGCTGGCCTATGACCGCTCGCCCTGCGGCACGGGGACGAGTGCCAAGGTGGCGTGCCTCGCGGCGGAGAAGGTGCTCGCGGAGGGCGAGACCTGGGTGCAGGAGAGCATCATCGGCAGCCGCTTCGAGGCGCGCTACGTCCGGGAGGGCGACCGCATCCGGCCGACGATTACGGGCACGGCTTCGGTGAACGCGGAGGCCACGCTGCTCGTGGACGCGACGGACCCGTTCGCGTGGGGCATTGGATGA
- a CDS encoding (2Fe-2S)-binding protein, whose translation MREASSKKAPVTLRINGHAVTVPAGTSVAAALAMTGRFISRADLSGRPRGPMCGMGVCFECRATIDGVAETLTCLVPCRDDLEVVTDG comes from the coding sequence ATGCGTGAGGCTTCGTCGAAGAAGGCCCCGGTCACGCTGCGTATCAACGGACATGCCGTCACGGTTCCGGCGGGGACCTCTGTCGCCGCCGCGCTCGCGATGACGGGCCGGTTCATCAGCCGCGCGGACTTGAGCGGGCGGCCCCGTGGCCCGATGTGTGGCATGGGAGTCTGCTTCGAGTGTCGCGCCACCATCGACGGCGTCGCCGAGACGCTGACGTGTCTTGTCCCCTGCCGAGACGACCTCGAGGTGGTGACCGATGGATAG